The following coding sequences are from one Epilithonimonas vandammei window:
- a CDS encoding DUF6702 family protein produces MKRFASVLVLFSLILSLLSFKFHPYHVGSMEFNYNKKSSTFEITGRFFMDDLENAVNKKYGKNLHFMDKKSEKEMQLILKNYASEYLKLKVNNQLTNVNFIGFEEDKESVEIFLESEPVANPKKIETAVSFLYNIFDDQMNIIHITINGNRKSEKLTFPDRYLYQQF; encoded by the coding sequence ATGAAGAGATTTGCGTCGGTCTTAGTTCTTTTTTCGTTGATTTTATCCTTACTGTCTTTCAAATTTCATCCGTATCACGTTGGATCTATGGAATTTAATTATAACAAGAAATCTTCAACTTTCGAGATCACAGGCAGATTTTTTATGGATGATTTAGAAAATGCTGTCAATAAAAAATATGGTAAAAATCTGCACTTTATGGACAAGAAGTCCGAAAAAGAAATGCAGCTGATTCTTAAAAATTATGCTTCAGAATATCTTAAACTGAAAGTCAATAATCAATTAACAAACGTAAATTTTATTGGTTTTGAGGAAGATAAAGAAAGTGTCGAGATTTTTCTGGAGTCCGAACCAGTCGCTAATCCAAAGAAAATAGAAACAGCAGTAAGCTTTCTTTACAATATTTTTGATGACCAGATGAACATCATCCATATCACTATAAATGGTAACAGGAAGAGTGAAAAGCTCACTTTTCCGGATCGTTACCTCTATCAGCAGTTTTAA
- a CDS encoding HupE/UreJ family protein → MQDFIFYLKLGWEHIISLDALDHQLFILALIAVYAYNDFKKILILVTAFTIGHSITLALSSLDILRVPSKWVEFLIPLTIVITALDNILMKGKQNNLMKVNYYLALIFGLIHGMGFANTARMMIAKEQSLFVPLLGFNIGLELGQILLVIVIVVILFFLLKLFRVNRKDWILFISSAVFALSLKMTLERWPF, encoded by the coding sequence ATGCAGGATTTTATTTTTTATCTGAAGCTGGGCTGGGAACATATTATTTCATTGGATGCCCTAGATCATCAGTTGTTTATTTTGGCGCTGATTGCCGTTTATGCTTACAACGATTTCAAAAAAATCCTGATTCTGGTAACGGCTTTTACAATAGGACATTCTATCACATTGGCGCTTAGTTCGCTAGATATTCTTAGAGTTCCCAGCAAGTGGGTCGAGTTTCTGATTCCGCTTACAATCGTAATTACTGCTTTGGATAATATTCTGATGAAAGGCAAGCAGAACAATCTGATGAAGGTTAATTATTACTTGGCACTGATTTTTGGTCTAATCCACGGAATGGGTTTTGCCAATACAGCTAGAATGATGATTGCAAAAGAGCAGAGTCTGTTTGTTCCTTTGCTTGGTTTTAACATTGGTCTGGAACTCGGTCAGATCCTTTTGGTTATTGTTATTGTAGTCATTCTTTTCTTTTTGTTGAAACTGTTTAGAGTAAATAGAAAAGATTGGATCCTTTTCATTTCTTCTGCTGTTTTTGCACTTTCTCTGAAGATGACTTTAGAAAGATGGCCATTCTGA
- a CDS encoding sensor histidine kinase: MLKGNPTNQTKTMLLLMLVFTVVILLFSGLVYFSIVNFSHQRFYELLKIRATTIVQIEKSKEHLDIPENHVLNSLNDEELPMEKDYVFEVPKDSNYSHISNQIHIPDSFFKSIVKKGESNYNDKEFYYIGKSFTSNNKTYIAIASAQNHYVVHYLGYLKRTLITCMILALFFSMIFSFYLSKTLFRPILKITGKVKEISSENLHLRLESQPGNKELNELVDTFNDMLNRIETSFETQNHLIGNVSHELRTPLTSIMGEADVALSIPRSKEHYQETLQIILNEAEKLDKKIKALLMIAQTGFDGKIQKMDKVRMDQLLWDVIETATRINAKNNVLMDISMLPDNPKKLKVQGNEQLLHLAMANIINNGCKYSNFQQVKVSLGATDNHVYIIIKDSGIGIPDSEMDKIYDPFFRASNTKNYEGYGIGLPLARNIVRIHNGELIVNSKENVGTTVQIRFPIYVPNE, translated from the coding sequence GTGCTGAAGGGAAATCCGACCAATCAAACAAAAACAATGCTTCTTTTGATGCTGGTTTTTACAGTTGTCATTCTACTGTTCAGTGGATTGGTATATTTTTCTATTGTTAATTTTTCACATCAGCGTTTTTATGAATTACTGAAAATCCGAGCAACGACGATTGTCCAAATCGAGAAAAGTAAAGAACATCTTGATATTCCAGAAAATCATGTTCTGAATAGCTTGAATGACGAAGAACTTCCGATGGAGAAAGATTATGTTTTCGAAGTTCCGAAAGATTCTAACTACAGTCACATTTCTAATCAAATTCATATTCCAGATAGTTTTTTCAAAAGCATTGTAAAAAAAGGAGAATCCAATTATAATGACAAAGAATTCTATTATATAGGAAAATCTTTTACTTCAAATAATAAAACTTACATTGCAATAGCTTCGGCACAAAATCATTATGTAGTTCATTATTTGGGCTATCTGAAGAGAACTTTGATAACTTGTATGATCTTGGCTTTGTTCTTTTCTATGATTTTTTCTTTTTATTTATCGAAGACACTTTTCCGCCCAATTCTTAAAATCACAGGAAAAGTAAAAGAAATCAGTTCAGAGAATCTGCATCTTAGGTTGGAATCTCAGCCAGGAAATAAAGAATTGAATGAACTGGTCGATACTTTCAACGATATGTTGAACAGGATTGAAACCTCTTTTGAAACCCAAAATCACTTGATTGGAAATGTTTCGCACGAACTCAGAACACCTTTGACTTCAATTATGGGCGAAGCTGATGTGGCGTTATCTATCCCAAGATCAAAAGAACATTACCAGGAAACGCTTCAGATAATTCTGAATGAAGCTGAAAAACTGGATAAGAAAATCAAAGCTTTGCTAATGATTGCCCAAACTGGATTTGATGGGAAAATTCAGAAAATGGATAAAGTGAGAATGGATCAGTTACTTTGGGATGTAATTGAAACTGCTACAAGAATCAATGCTAAGAATAATGTTTTGATGGATATCAGTATGTTACCGGACAATCCCAAAAAACTGAAAGTTCAAGGTAACGAACAGCTCCTGCACCTTGCAATGGCAAACATCATCAACAATGGTTGCAAGTATTCTAATTTTCAACAAGTTAAAGTGTCACTAGGCGCTACAGACAATCACGTTTATATTATTATTAAAGACAGTGGAATCGGGATTCCTGATTCTGAAATGGATAAAATCTACGATCCGTTTTTCCGCGCCTCTAATACGAAAAACTACGAAGGTTACGGAATTGGTTTACCTCTAGCAAGAAACATTGTCAGAATCCATAACGGCGAATTAATTGTGAACTCTAAGGAAAATGTTGGAACTACGGTTCAAATCCGTTTTCCAATTTATGTTCCGAATGAATAA
- a CDS encoding ISAon1 family transposase, whose translation MYGVNGKKFRRQYKKSLSDFKNWKQKPHAEDYILFSENCSENLSLDEVALSEGELYTVLTSKTARGRKGSVVAIIKGTKSENVIEKLMKIGRKLRHKVKEVTLDMAGSMKLISKISFPNAVQVIDRFHVQKLAIEAVQELRIKHRWEAIDLENEILKQAKDKKTKPEIEVFENKDTRKQLLARSRYFLYKSCEKWTQNQRLRAGILFREYPDLEVAYNLADGLRKIYNQNITKSVAMLKLAHWFKDVEESGFKSFTTLKNTITNHYNDILNYFDERSTNASAESFNAKIKNFRMQLRGVRDKAFFLFRLSKLFA comes from the coding sequence ATGTACGGGGTAAATGGCAAAAAATTCCGAAGGCAATACAAAAAATCGTTAAGTGATTTTAAAAACTGGAAACAGAAACCCCATGCAGAAGATTACATTCTATTTTCCGAAAATTGTTCTGAAAATTTATCATTAGATGAAGTCGCTTTATCCGAAGGAGAACTTTACACCGTACTTACCTCCAAAACAGCAAGAGGTAGAAAAGGGAGTGTTGTTGCCATTATTAAAGGAACAAAAAGCGAAAATGTAATTGAAAAACTTATGAAAATAGGTAGAAAATTAAGGCATAAAGTAAAAGAAGTGACTCTGGATATGGCAGGTTCTATGAAACTGATTTCTAAAATAAGTTTCCCAAATGCAGTGCAGGTTATTGACCGTTTCCATGTTCAGAAACTCGCTATTGAAGCCGTTCAAGAACTCAGAATAAAACACCGATGGGAAGCGATTGATTTAGAAAATGAAATCCTAAAACAAGCCAAAGACAAGAAAACAAAACCCGAAATCGAAGTTTTTGAAAACAAGGATACCCGAAAGCAACTCTTGGCAAGAAGCCGTTATTTTTTGTATAAAAGCTGTGAAAAATGGACACAAAACCAAAGACTCAGAGCAGGAATTTTATTCCGAGAATACCCCGATTTAGAAGTCGCCTACAATTTAGCGGACGGTTTAAGAAAAATCTACAACCAAAATATTACAAAATCTGTTGCCATGCTCAAACTTGCTCATTGGTTTAAAGATGTTGAAGAATCAGGTTTTAAATCTTTTACAACACTTAAAAACACCATCACCAACCATTATAACGATATTCTCAATTATTTTGACGAAAGGAGTACAAATGCGTCCGCAGAAAGTTTCAATGCGAAAATAAAGAACTTCAGAATGCAACTTCGAGGCGTGAGAGACAAAGCATTTTTCCTTTTCAGATTATCCAAACTTTTTGCCTAG
- a CDS encoding ISAon1 family transposase N-terminal region protein — translation MFTSPELLKLLLPEYLVAYFDIVKFEEKEGQLHIYFEEKNTIPKEFSSLHLQSKGFHEEITVDDFPLRGKPVKLHIQRRRWTDTKSGKILQRDWNLIAKGTRMTQDFAEFLKKISRY, via the coding sequence GTGTTTACAAGTCCAGAATTATTAAAGTTATTACTGCCCGAATATTTAGTGGCGTATTTCGATATTGTAAAATTTGAGGAAAAAGAAGGACAGCTTCATATTTATTTTGAAGAAAAGAATACCATTCCGAAAGAGTTTTCCTCACTTCATCTACAATCTAAAGGCTTTCATGAAGAAATTACGGTGGATGATTTTCCGCTTCGAGGAAAACCCGTAAAACTTCATATCCAACGTAGAAGATGGACAGACACAAAATCTGGAAAAATATTACAACGAGATTGGAATCTCATCGCAAAAGGCACTCGCATGACACAAGATTTTGCAGAGTTCTTAAAAAAAATCAGCCGATACTAA
- a CDS encoding response regulator transcription factor yields MKKIILIEDESSVVSFIKKGLQELGYEITVALDGATGIKLVDDNDFDIIILDIMLPDINGLEVCKEIRKQNKTVPILFLTALDSSENIVLGLESGGDDYLVKPFKFIELVARIKSLLRRSGHSNGSESNEIDDENTYQFSDLTVNDYTKKVTRSGAEISLTSTEYKLLLYFMNNPEKVISRAEILEAVWGVNYELGTNVVDVYVNYLRKKLDTQDDDKLIHTVIGMGYVLKKS; encoded by the coding sequence ATGAAAAAAATTATTCTGATAGAAGATGAATCCAGCGTTGTTTCCTTTATCAAAAAAGGATTACAGGAATTGGGTTATGAGATTACCGTAGCTTTGGACGGCGCCACAGGCATTAAATTGGTCGATGACAATGATTTTGATATAATTATTCTCGATATAATGTTGCCGGACATCAATGGTCTAGAAGTTTGTAAAGAAATCAGGAAGCAAAATAAAACCGTACCTATTCTATTTTTAACCGCTTTAGATTCTTCCGAGAATATAGTCCTAGGTCTAGAAAGTGGTGGCGACGATTATCTTGTGAAGCCTTTCAAATTCATAGAACTGGTCGCAAGAATAAAATCTCTTCTTAGAAGAAGCGGACACAGCAACGGATCGGAATCCAACGAAATTGATGATGAAAATACTTATCAATTCTCTGATTTAACAGTTAATGATTATACCAAAAAAGTAACCCGCTCGGGAGCAGAAATTTCGCTTACCTCAACAGAATACAAGCTTCTACTCTATTTTATGAATAATCCGGAAAAAGTGATTTCCAGAGCCGAAATATTGGAAGCAGTTTGGGGCGTTAACTATGAATTAGGAACCAATGTTGTGGACGTTTACGTTAATTATCTAAGAAAAAAGCTAGACACTCAGGATGACGATAAACTGATTCACACGGTAATAGGAATGGGTTACGTTCTAAAAAAATCATAA
- a CDS encoding M1 family metallopeptidase: protein MNAKVFGLLFCSAMLSAQNIQNNPGSNHGNKFEQLGTILPTPNVYRTASGSPGQSYWQQRADYDIEAYLDEDKRNLRGSETITYYNNSPDDLDYIWLQLDENQQSSVKNADYPFSSTLGKFSVVEKLRPSEVPVKDNGYGVNLEKVTDASGNALSYVVNKTMMRIDLPKALNKGDKLVFKISWNYNIPNRLEKGGRGGYENFPEDGNDLYTITQWFPRMCVYSDFQGWQNHQFTGRGEFALVFGNYKVKINVPADHIVGGTGECKNYSQVLTSDQLSRYRKAESSNEPVEIVTLDEAKNAEKKRSKERKTWIFEANDVRDFAWTSSRKFVWDGMRVTIPENNNKVMAMSFYGKEAYGLYRKFSTKAVAHTIKTYSEFTIPYPYPVAQSVEAANGMEYPMICFNYGRTEKDGTYSEATKNGMLGVIIHEVGHNFFPMIINSDERQWSWMDEGLNTFVEYLTEEKWDNKFPSKRGPAWTIVDYMKLPKDELEPIMSNSENIARFGPNAYSKPATGLNILRETIMGRELFDKAFKTYAKRWAFRHPEPADFFRTMEDASGEDLDWFWRGWFYGTDPVDIAIDKVTVATPDFDAIPKSETVRYNVDKPVLNDFDDISKVRNREDKNIKFYVDSDKDVQDFYYRYDRGQEKVDVSKTYTTINENFDKVEKKDIRKENNVTAYQIDFSNKGGLVMPIILEFTFEDGTKLKDKVGVQIWRMNEQKVSKTYYFEKKLKSVQLDPMRETADIDTSNNWWAASPTDPAASKFQVFKQKQKEAARGASNGKVNPMQASSR, encoded by the coding sequence ATGAACGCAAAGGTTTTTGGACTATTATTCTGCTCGGCAATGCTTTCTGCACAGAACATCCAGAATAATCCGGGAAGTAACCACGGAAATAAATTTGAACAACTTGGAACCATACTTCCTACTCCCAATGTTTACAGAACTGCTTCCGGATCACCAGGACAATCTTACTGGCAGCAGCGCGCAGATTATGACATAGAAGCTTATCTGGATGAAGATAAAAGAAATCTGAGAGGTTCTGAAACTATCACTTACTACAATAATTCTCCGGATGATTTAGACTATATCTGGCTACAGCTGGATGAAAACCAGCAATCTTCTGTGAAAAACGCAGATTATCCTTTTTCGTCCACACTAGGGAAATTTTCTGTTGTTGAAAAGCTGAGACCGTCTGAAGTGCCTGTGAAAGATAACGGATATGGCGTAAATCTGGAAAAAGTAACGGATGCATCAGGCAATGCTTTGAGTTATGTGGTAAATAAAACGATGATGCGCATCGATCTTCCTAAAGCTTTAAACAAAGGAGATAAGCTCGTATTCAAGATCAGTTGGAATTATAATATCCCAAATCGTTTAGAAAAAGGAGGAAGAGGCGGTTACGAAAATTTTCCGGAAGATGGTAATGATCTATATACTATAACACAGTGGTTTCCAAGGATGTGTGTGTACAGTGATTTCCAAGGCTGGCAAAATCATCAGTTTACAGGAAGAGGCGAGTTTGCTTTGGTATTCGGAAATTACAAAGTCAAGATCAATGTTCCAGCGGATCACATAGTTGGCGGCACAGGTGAGTGTAAAAACTACAGTCAGGTGCTTACATCAGATCAGCTTTCGAGATATAGAAAAGCAGAATCTTCTAATGAACCTGTAGAAATTGTTACTCTAGACGAAGCAAAAAATGCAGAAAAAAAGCGGTCAAAAGAAAGAAAAACCTGGATTTTCGAGGCAAACGATGTTAGGGATTTTGCCTGGACATCTTCCAGAAAATTCGTGTGGGACGGGATGCGTGTTACTATTCCAGAAAATAACAATAAGGTAATGGCAATGAGTTTCTATGGCAAAGAAGCTTACGGACTTTACAGAAAATTTTCTACAAAAGCCGTGGCGCATACCATCAAAACTTATTCAGAATTTACAATTCCTTATCCGTATCCGGTAGCTCAATCTGTAGAAGCAGCGAATGGAATGGAGTATCCGATGATCTGTTTTAACTACGGTAGAACGGAGAAAGACGGAACATATTCTGAAGCAACTAAAAACGGAATGCTCGGTGTGATTATTCACGAAGTAGGACACAATTTCTTCCCAATGATTATCAATTCTGATGAGAGGCAATGGAGCTGGATGGATGAGGGGCTGAACACATTTGTAGAATATCTTACCGAAGAAAAATGGGACAATAAATTTCCTTCAAAAAGAGGACCCGCTTGGACAATTGTCGATTACATGAAACTTCCAAAAGATGAGTTGGAACCTATAATGTCCAATTCTGAAAACATTGCAAGATTCGGACCCAATGCCTATTCTAAGCCGGCAACCGGACTTAACATTCTCCGTGAAACCATTATGGGAAGAGAATTGTTTGATAAAGCATTCAAAACTTATGCAAAGAGATGGGCTTTCCGCCATCCTGAGCCGGCAGATTTTTTCAGAACAATGGAAGATGCCAGTGGCGAAGATCTGGACTGGTTCTGGAGAGGTTGGTTTTATGGAACAGATCCTGTCGATATCGCTATAGATAAAGTAACGGTTGCAACACCGGATTTTGATGCGATTCCAAAGTCTGAAACTGTAAGATATAATGTTGATAAACCAGTTTTGAATGATTTTGATGATATTTCCAAAGTCAGAAACAGAGAAGACAAAAACATTAAATTCTACGTTGATTCCGATAAAGATGTTCAGGATTTCTATTACAGATATGACCGTGGTCAGGAAAAGGTGGATGTCTCTAAAACTTATACAACAATTAATGAAAATTTTGATAAAGTTGAGAAAAAAGATATCCGCAAGGAAAATAATGTAACAGCTTATCAAATCGATTTTTCTAATAAAGGCGGATTGGTAATGCCAATTATTCTAGAGTTTACCTTCGAAGACGGAACAAAGCTGAAAGACAAAGTTGGCGTTCAGATTTGGAGAATGAATGAGCAGAAAGTTTCCAAAACCTATTATTTCGAAAAGAAATTAAAATCTGTGCAGCTAGATCCAATGAGGGAAACGGCGGATATCGATACGTCTAATAACTGGTGGGCAGCATCTCCTACAGATCCTGCAGCGAGTAAGTTTCAGGTTTTCAAACAGAAACAAAAAGAAGCAGCTAGGGGCGCATCAAATGGTAAAGTCAATCCAATGCAGGCCTCGAGTCGCTAA
- a CDS encoding YoaK family protein, with protein sequence MLRNYSNSRTLGDNIRLGTLTAFTAGTINIASLLIFLSFTSNVTGHYAIFAAEISQGNWAQVAVVAGWIFLFFFGGFVANLSVINFNKKSKYFAHALPIVLEILCLLAVGLYGQFYYEKTLAETEALVALMLFATGLQNGLTASISNFSVKTTHLTGTTTDLGILASMFTQKKFRKSPELMGKAKLLLSIMTAYVLGAIFSGLTYYSLEFRVFYVISVCLLVVIGYDFYKINVRHFQTEYRYYKIYHKPTFIAFLYYKIHNKDEKRTVSRPNTNAKLAFSDK encoded by the coding sequence ATGTTAAGAAATTATAGTAACAGCAGAACGTTGGGAGACAACATCAGACTGGGGACGCTGACTGCATTCACTGCAGGGACTATAAATATAGCATCTCTATTGATATTTTTGTCTTTTACATCCAACGTAACAGGACATTATGCGATTTTCGCAGCAGAAATAAGCCAAGGAAACTGGGCACAGGTTGCTGTAGTTGCAGGATGGATTTTCCTATTCTTCTTCGGAGGATTTGTAGCGAATCTAAGTGTTATCAACTTCAACAAAAAAAGTAAATATTTTGCTCACGCATTGCCAATTGTTCTGGAGATTCTTTGTCTTTTGGCTGTAGGACTCTATGGACAATTTTACTACGAAAAAACATTAGCGGAAACCGAAGCTTTGGTAGCCTTGATGTTATTCGCCACAGGCTTGCAAAACGGTTTAACGGCGAGTATCTCAAACTTCTCTGTAAAAACAACGCACCTTACCGGAACCACTACAGATTTGGGAATTTTGGCATCGATGTTTACTCAGAAAAAATTCAGAAAAAGCCCTGAGCTGATGGGAAAAGCTAAACTTCTATTGAGCATAATGACAGCTTACGTTTTAGGAGCAATTTTCTCCGGATTAACCTATTACAGTTTGGAATTCCGTGTGTTTTATGTCATCAGCGTGTGTCTTTTGGTTGTTATTGGATATGACTTTTATAAAATTAATGTCAGACATTTCCAGACAGAATATCGATATTACAAAATCTATCACAAACCAACCTTCATTGCATTTTTGTACTACAAAATCCATAATAAAGACGAGAAAAGGACTGTAAGTAGACCTAATACTAATGCAAAATTGGCCTTTAGCGACAAATAA